GTATTCCACGGATTAAAGCAACTGGGAATCGAAGCAACCTTCGTATCCCGCCATCCTGCCGACGGGGTCATTACCTATGCCGACATTACACCGGCTATCCTAAAAGAATACAAAATTATCGTGAATACGACACCGTTAGGCATGTTCCCCAATATCAACGAGTGCCCGGATATTCCTTATGATCAACTTACCCCTACCCATCTCCTTTACGATTTGTTGTATAATCCGGATGAAACTCTTTTTATGAAAAAAGGGAAGCAAAAAGGTGCAACAGTCAAAAACGGATTAGAGATGTTGCTACTTCAAGCATTCGCCGGATGGGAAATATGGAATAAATGATAAAAAGTGGAAGGGGTCTTTCACCCAACCCTGTCGGGGGCATGTCAAAAGTCGATTAAACGCAGAGGCACAAAAACACAGAGAATTTTAAAATGCTTATAATAAAGACTCTGTGTTTCTGTGCCTCTCTCGTTGATTTTTTTAAATACCGGCTTTGACGCATTCCGTTCCCATAAGCAAAAGGTGGCTTTTTAAGTTGAGAAGACGGTGAGTCGTTGCCCACCATGACAACAATAGGCGAAAAGAATCCCTTCAACCTTTTGTCATCATCAATGAGACTTCACCTCTTGTCTGGATTTTTTATACTTATTTAATACAATTCCCAACGTTGCAACAGCCATTGCGACAGCCGCCACATCATCCGTCAACCCTAAAAAAGGAATTACATCCGGAATCACATCAAAAGGAATAATTACATATAGCAATCCCGCAATAGCCGTTGCTTTGGAAAACCAAGGTGCATTTTTATCCCTTGCCAGTCCCCAAAGTAATAGCACCTCTCCCCACCTCTTCCGAAGTGTACCTTTTCGCATCGTCCCTAACCTTTGGTTAATTCTATCTACATCTTTCTCTGAGGCTTTAGCCTTGAGATGATCCAACATCGTCTTTATCTTCTTGCTTTCACTCATTTTCATCACTCATTAAAAAAAACAATGCCATGATTGCAAGCGAGTTACAACCATGGCATTATTAATAATATAAAAATCTTTATTTTAAAGTTCCTTGTTGAGCTTCTTGAATCATTTTTTCATTCGCCATAATAACGATTTCTACCCGACGATTCAATGCGCGACCTTCCGGCGTATTATTATCAGCAACCGGATCATGTACACCGCGGCCTTCATAACTCATACGATCGGCACTAACTCCTTGTCCCAACAAATAATCGTATACACTTCTGGCCCGTTTTTCCGAAAGAAGTTGATTATAATCTACTTTTCCCGTATTATCCGTAAAACCGATAATCTTTATATCCGTATCCGGATTCTGTTTCAAACTAGTTGCAAAGTTACGCAATGCACTTTTTGAAGCTTCACTTAAGGTACTTGAATTAGTAGCAAACAAGATTCCCGAATCAAAAGTAACTTTTAATGCTTCTCCGTTATTGACAGCTTCAATAGTAGCATCCGGAACCGACTGCTCCAATTCTTTTTTCTGTTTATCCATTTTTTTACCAATCAAAGCACCAGCCGTACCACCCACGGCAGCACCCAGAACAGCACCTAATGCCGTATTACCAGCCAATGCACCTATACCGGCTCCTACAGCACCTCCGGCTCCTACGCCTATGCCCGCGCCTTTTACGGTCTTACTAGCTCCGCAACCGCTTAATATTACAGCTATGCAAAGAAGTAAAATAGGAATCAAATTCATGTGTCTCATAAATATTT
The genomic region above belongs to Parabacteroides pacaensis and contains:
- a CDS encoding YkvA family protein, which encodes MSESKKIKTMLDHLKAKASEKDVDRINQRLGTMRKGTLRKRWGEVLLLWGLARDKNAPWFSKATAIAGLLYVIIPFDVIPDVIPFLGLTDDVAAVAMAVATLGIVLNKYKKSRQEVKSH
- a CDS encoding OmpA family protein; translation: MRHMNLIPILLLCIAVILSGCGASKTVKGAGIGVGAGGAVGAGIGALAGNTALGAVLGAAVGGTAGALIGKKMDKQKKELEQSVPDATIEAVNNGEALKVTFDSGILFATNSSTLSEASKSALRNFATSLKQNPDTDIKIIGFTDNTGKVDYNQLLSEKRARSVYDYLLGQGVSADRMSYEGRGVHDPVADNNTPEGRALNRRVEIVIMANEKMIQEAQQGTLK